A genome region from Gopherus flavomarginatus isolate rGopFla2 chromosome 9, rGopFla2.mat.asm, whole genome shotgun sequence includes the following:
- the DHRS7B gene encoding dehydrogenase/reductase SDR family member 7B isoform X1 yields MECSNLVPCLLGANCPPAPRDPEWTKVFSLLTMESETVVPWARMFTRCSRKNIHRGKLMDLTFTAIVPLLLGSVGLFALFRLLQRMRMRAYLQDAVVVITGATSGLGKECAKAFHAAGSRLVLCGRNGERLQDLVQELSAKDNHAKNIHKPFTVIFDLSDTKMVVSAAEEILKCVGHVDILINNAGISYRGSILDTGMDVDKKVMETNYFGPIAFTKALLPSMIKRQQGHIVVISSIQGKISIPFRSAYAASKHATQAFFDCLRAEMEQYEIDVTVVSPSYIQTNLSVNAVTADGSRYGVMDKNTIEGRTAAEVAQVVLNAVGQKKKEVLVAGLLPSLAVYLRTLSPRLFFTFMASRARKERKAKDS; encoded by the exons ATGGAATGCAGTAACCTGGTGCCGTGTTTACTTGGGGCAAACTGTCCTCCAGCACCAAGAGACCCAGAGTGGACTAAGGTATTTTCTCTGTTGACCATGGAATCCGAGACGGTTGTTCCTTGGGCGCGGATGTTTACAAGATG CTCCAGGAAGAACATTCACAGAGGGAAGCTCATGGATCTCACCTTCACAGCCATTGTCCCACTGCTTCTCGGCAGCGTGGGGCTCTTTGCCCTCTTCAGGCTGCTGCAGCGAATGAGGATGCGAGCCTACCTCCAGGATGCAGTAGTGGTGATCACAGGAGCTACATCTGGTCTGGGGAAAG AATGTGCAAAAGCTTTCCATGCAGCTGGTTCCAGACTGGTGCTTTGTGGCAGAAATGGTGAGAGACTACAGGACCTGGTGCAGGAGCTCTCTGCCAAGGACAATCACGCAAAGAAT ATACACAAACCTTTCACTGTGATCTTTGACCTCTCTGATACTAAAATGGTGGTAAGTGCTGCTGAAGAGATCCTGAAGTGTGTGGGTCATGTGGACATACTGATCAACAATGCAGGGATCAGTTACCGAGGCTCGATATTGGACACGGGGATGGATGTGGACAAAAAAGTGATGGAAACCAACTACTTTGGTCCTATAGCATTCACAAAAG ctcttctgCCCTCCATGATCAAAAGACAACAAGGCCACATTGTGGTGATCAGCAGCATTCAAGGCAAAATAAGCATTCCTTTCAGATCAGCAT ATGCAGCCTCCAAGCATGCCACCCAGGCCTTTTTTGACTGCCTGCGAGCGGAGATGGAACAGTATGAAATCGATGTGACTGTTGTGAGCCCTAGTTATATTCAGACAAATCTGTCTGTCAATGCTGTAACTGCAGATGGATCTCGCTATGGAG TTATGGACAAGAACACCATTGAAGGCAgaacagctgcagaggtggctcagGTGGTTCTTAATGCAGTGGGGCAGAAGAAGAAGGAGGTGCTCGTCGCTGGCTTACTGCCTTCCCTGGCTGTTTACCTGCGAACTCTGTCCCCCCGACTCTTCTTCACCTTCATGGCATCTAGAgcaaggaaggagaggaaagCAAAGGACTCTTAG
- the DHRS7B gene encoding dehydrogenase/reductase SDR family member 7B isoform X2 — MVTGIASSRKNIHRGKLMDLTFTAIVPLLLGSVGLFALFRLLQRMRMRAYLQDAVVVITGATSGLGKECAKAFHAAGSRLVLCGRNGERLQDLVQELSAKDNHAKNIHKPFTVIFDLSDTKMVVSAAEEILKCVGHVDILINNAGISYRGSILDTGMDVDKKVMETNYFGPIAFTKALLPSMIKRQQGHIVVISSIQGKISIPFRSAYAASKHATQAFFDCLRAEMEQYEIDVTVVSPSYIQTNLSVNAVTADGSRYGVMDKNTIEGRTAAEVAQVVLNAVGQKKKEVLVAGLLPSLAVYLRTLSPRLFFTFMASRARKERKAKDS, encoded by the exons ATGGTGACCGGGATAGCCAG CTCCAGGAAGAACATTCACAGAGGGAAGCTCATGGATCTCACCTTCACAGCCATTGTCCCACTGCTTCTCGGCAGCGTGGGGCTCTTTGCCCTCTTCAGGCTGCTGCAGCGAATGAGGATGCGAGCCTACCTCCAGGATGCAGTAGTGGTGATCACAGGAGCTACATCTGGTCTGGGGAAAG AATGTGCAAAAGCTTTCCATGCAGCTGGTTCCAGACTGGTGCTTTGTGGCAGAAATGGTGAGAGACTACAGGACCTGGTGCAGGAGCTCTCTGCCAAGGACAATCACGCAAAGAAT ATACACAAACCTTTCACTGTGATCTTTGACCTCTCTGATACTAAAATGGTGGTAAGTGCTGCTGAAGAGATCCTGAAGTGTGTGGGTCATGTGGACATACTGATCAACAATGCAGGGATCAGTTACCGAGGCTCGATATTGGACACGGGGATGGATGTGGACAAAAAAGTGATGGAAACCAACTACTTTGGTCCTATAGCATTCACAAAAG ctcttctgCCCTCCATGATCAAAAGACAACAAGGCCACATTGTGGTGATCAGCAGCATTCAAGGCAAAATAAGCATTCCTTTCAGATCAGCAT ATGCAGCCTCCAAGCATGCCACCCAGGCCTTTTTTGACTGCCTGCGAGCGGAGATGGAACAGTATGAAATCGATGTGACTGTTGTGAGCCCTAGTTATATTCAGACAAATCTGTCTGTCAATGCTGTAACTGCAGATGGATCTCGCTATGGAG TTATGGACAAGAACACCATTGAAGGCAgaacagctgcagaggtggctcagGTGGTTCTTAATGCAGTGGGGCAGAAGAAGAAGGAGGTGCTCGTCGCTGGCTTACTGCCTTCCCTGGCTGTTTACCTGCGAACTCTGTCCCCCCGACTCTTCTTCACCTTCATGGCATCTAGAgcaaggaaggagaggaaagCAAAGGACTCTTAG
- the DHRS7B gene encoding dehydrogenase/reductase SDR family member 7B isoform X3, whose product MPRSRKNIHRGKLMDLTFTAIVPLLLGSVGLFALFRLLQRMRMRAYLQDAVVVITGATSGLGKECAKAFHAAGSRLVLCGRNGERLQDLVQELSAKDNHAKNIHKPFTVIFDLSDTKMVVSAAEEILKCVGHVDILINNAGISYRGSILDTGMDVDKKVMETNYFGPIAFTKALLPSMIKRQQGHIVVISSIQGKISIPFRSAYAASKHATQAFFDCLRAEMEQYEIDVTVVSPSYIQTNLSVNAVTADGSRYGVMDKNTIEGRTAAEVAQVVLNAVGQKKKEVLVAGLLPSLAVYLRTLSPRLFFTFMASRARKERKAKDS is encoded by the exons Atgccacg CTCCAGGAAGAACATTCACAGAGGGAAGCTCATGGATCTCACCTTCACAGCCATTGTCCCACTGCTTCTCGGCAGCGTGGGGCTCTTTGCCCTCTTCAGGCTGCTGCAGCGAATGAGGATGCGAGCCTACCTCCAGGATGCAGTAGTGGTGATCACAGGAGCTACATCTGGTCTGGGGAAAG AATGTGCAAAAGCTTTCCATGCAGCTGGTTCCAGACTGGTGCTTTGTGGCAGAAATGGTGAGAGACTACAGGACCTGGTGCAGGAGCTCTCTGCCAAGGACAATCACGCAAAGAAT ATACACAAACCTTTCACTGTGATCTTTGACCTCTCTGATACTAAAATGGTGGTAAGTGCTGCTGAAGAGATCCTGAAGTGTGTGGGTCATGTGGACATACTGATCAACAATGCAGGGATCAGTTACCGAGGCTCGATATTGGACACGGGGATGGATGTGGACAAAAAAGTGATGGAAACCAACTACTTTGGTCCTATAGCATTCACAAAAG ctcttctgCCCTCCATGATCAAAAGACAACAAGGCCACATTGTGGTGATCAGCAGCATTCAAGGCAAAATAAGCATTCCTTTCAGATCAGCAT ATGCAGCCTCCAAGCATGCCACCCAGGCCTTTTTTGACTGCCTGCGAGCGGAGATGGAACAGTATGAAATCGATGTGACTGTTGTGAGCCCTAGTTATATTCAGACAAATCTGTCTGTCAATGCTGTAACTGCAGATGGATCTCGCTATGGAG TTATGGACAAGAACACCATTGAAGGCAgaacagctgcagaggtggctcagGTGGTTCTTAATGCAGTGGGGCAGAAGAAGAAGGAGGTGCTCGTCGCTGGCTTACTGCCTTCCCTGGCTGTTTACCTGCGAACTCTGTCCCCCCGACTCTTCTTCACCTTCATGGCATCTAGAgcaaggaaggagaggaaagCAAAGGACTCTTAG
- the DHRS7B gene encoding dehydrogenase/reductase SDR family member 7B isoform X4, producing the protein MDLTFTAIVPLLLGSVGLFALFRLLQRMRMRAYLQDAVVVITGATSGLGKECAKAFHAAGSRLVLCGRNGERLQDLVQELSAKDNHAKNIHKPFTVIFDLSDTKMVVSAAEEILKCVGHVDILINNAGISYRGSILDTGMDVDKKVMETNYFGPIAFTKALLPSMIKRQQGHIVVISSIQGKISIPFRSAYAASKHATQAFFDCLRAEMEQYEIDVTVVSPSYIQTNLSVNAVTADGSRYGVMDKNTIEGRTAAEVAQVVLNAVGQKKKEVLVAGLLPSLAVYLRTLSPRLFFTFMASRARKERKAKDS; encoded by the exons ATGGATCTCACCTTCACAGCCATTGTCCCACTGCTTCTCGGCAGCGTGGGGCTCTTTGCCCTCTTCAGGCTGCTGCAGCGAATGAGGATGCGAGCCTACCTCCAGGATGCAGTAGTGGTGATCACAGGAGCTACATCTGGTCTGGGGAAAG AATGTGCAAAAGCTTTCCATGCAGCTGGTTCCAGACTGGTGCTTTGTGGCAGAAATGGTGAGAGACTACAGGACCTGGTGCAGGAGCTCTCTGCCAAGGACAATCACGCAAAGAAT ATACACAAACCTTTCACTGTGATCTTTGACCTCTCTGATACTAAAATGGTGGTAAGTGCTGCTGAAGAGATCCTGAAGTGTGTGGGTCATGTGGACATACTGATCAACAATGCAGGGATCAGTTACCGAGGCTCGATATTGGACACGGGGATGGATGTGGACAAAAAAGTGATGGAAACCAACTACTTTGGTCCTATAGCATTCACAAAAG ctcttctgCCCTCCATGATCAAAAGACAACAAGGCCACATTGTGGTGATCAGCAGCATTCAAGGCAAAATAAGCATTCCTTTCAGATCAGCAT ATGCAGCCTCCAAGCATGCCACCCAGGCCTTTTTTGACTGCCTGCGAGCGGAGATGGAACAGTATGAAATCGATGTGACTGTTGTGAGCCCTAGTTATATTCAGACAAATCTGTCTGTCAATGCTGTAACTGCAGATGGATCTCGCTATGGAG TTATGGACAAGAACACCATTGAAGGCAgaacagctgcagaggtggctcagGTGGTTCTTAATGCAGTGGGGCAGAAGAAGAAGGAGGTGCTCGTCGCTGGCTTACTGCCTTCCCTGGCTGTTTACCTGCGAACTCTGTCCCCCCGACTCTTCTTCACCTTCATGGCATCTAGAgcaaggaaggagaggaaagCAAAGGACTCTTAG